The proteins below are encoded in one region of Neodiprion virginianus isolate iyNeoVirg1 chromosome 7, iyNeoVirg1.1, whole genome shotgun sequence:
- the LOC124309083 gene encoding uncharacterized protein LOC124309083 — MNGWKRGPLDCPPPSPPPSPTYKRVSRGADYEEEDDEDVVDSDADTLVIDHEQCIDDSDGDDGDDYDVDVHEFEHNLKEKLPSHPTREYDSSDDDDDDDEWPIVDWGEDKEAEEEIITGFSEATCELSLEELRELVEDARAARVRLNSIGRGVTLMPTLYEVYAMALAERLERKVEEEGMIPQNKTGFRKGMGTIDNVYVFNYLINRQVGRDKGKMVAFFVDLKAAFDSVDRKVLWETTERRGVKQGLRVRIEEIYKKTKSRVRSGGKVGVAFWTARGVRQGCPLSPHVFNLLLADLEEEMGRGRRVGGGGVELAGGRVCTLAYADDIVLLAEREEEIEVIIKKLERYMDRKRLTVNVGKSRIMRFRKGGGRRKKMDRRWNGKRIDEVKEFSCLGCRVKCNGGQEAHVKERVRRAGVVMRQVWGIRKRRFGRDWEERIWLFDRPVWTVIEYASEIWGWREWRAVEAEQDRFLRCTLGVDGRSPGYLVREELQREKLRIRAGRRAWNFERKLERGEGSELTRRCWGEIREKAEVGRQGSRWERERESFFEERGAESREVVARRESGEVDFRKIEERERGKNREKRGGRK; from the exons atgaacggcTGGAAAAGAGGACCATTGGACTGCCCACCCCCTTCACCACCACCTTCACCAACATACAAACGGGTGAGTAGAGGGGCAGATtatgaggaggaggatgatgagGATGTGGTTGATAGCGACGCTGATACGCTGGTTATCGACCATGAACAGTGTATTGATGATAGCGATggtgatgatggtgatgattaCGATGTAGATGTTCACGAGTTTGAACATAATTTG aaagaaaaattgccaTCTCATCCCACTCGCGAGTATGATTCaagtgatgatgatgatgatgatgatgagtGGCCGATCGTTGATTGGGGTGAGGATAAGGAGGCAGAGGAAGAAATAATTACAggcttttccgaagcaacaTGCGAGTTATCGCTGGAGGAGCTTCGGGAACTTGTTGAGGACGCGCGGGCTGCCCGAGTGAGGCTAAACAGTATAGGTAGAGGGGTGACGCTGATGCCAACTCTGTATGAGGTGTATGCGATGGCATTAGCAGAAAGGTTAGAAAGAAAGGTAGAGGAGGAGGGCATGATACCGCAAAATAAAACTGGCTTCAGGAAAGGAATGGGTACAATTGACAACGTATATGTGTTCAACTATTTAATCAATAGACAGGTGGGAAGGGATAAGGGAAAGATGGTGGCGTTCTTTGTGGACTTAAAAGCGGCGTTCGATTCGGTGGACAGGAAGGTGCTGTGGGAGACTACGGAAAGGAGAGGGGTGAAGCAAGGGCTAAGGGTAAGGATAGAGGAAATTTACAAGAAAACAAAGAGTCGGGTGAGGAGCGGGGGAAAGGTCGGAGTGGCGTTCTGGACGGCCAGGGGGGTAAGGCAGGGATGTCCGCTCAGTCCGCACGTATTCAACCTGCTGCTGGCGGATTTAGAAGAGGAAATGGGGAGAGGCAGAagggttgggggggggggggtggagtTGGCCGGCGGCAGGGTATGTACGTTAGCGTATGCTGATGACATAGTGCTACTAGCGGAACGTGAAGAGGAGATAGAGGTAATAATTAAGAAGTTAGAAAGGTATATGGATAGGAAAAGGCTGACGGTAAATGTAGGGAAATCAAGGATTATGAGATTTAGGAAAGGAGGTGgcagaaggaaaaaaatggatcGGAGATGGAATGGGAAAAGGATAGATGAGGTTAAAGAGTTCAGCTGTCTAGGGTGTAGAGTAAAGTGCAATGGGGGACAGGAAGCACACGTGAAGGAGAGAGTACGGAGGGCAGGGGTAGTAATGAGGCAGGTATggggaataagaaaaagaaggttTGGGAGGGATTGGGAAGAAAGGATTTGGTTATTTGACAGGCCGGTATGGACGGTAATAGAGTACGCATCGGAGATATGGGGGTGGAGGGAGTGGAGGGCGGTCGAGGCGGAACAGGATAGATTTTTGAGATGTACATTAGGAGTGGATGGGCGATCACCGGGATATTTAGTAAGGGAGGAACTACAGAGGGAGAAACTAAGGATTAGGGCAGGGAGAAGggcatggaattttgaaaggaaGCTGGAGAGAGGGGAGGGTAGCGAGCTAACTAGGAGATGCTGGGGAGAGATAAGGGAAAAGGCAGAAGTTGGGAGGCAGGGATCGAGatgggaaagagaaagggaaagtttCTTTGAGGAAAGGGGGGCAGAGAGTAGAGAGGTAGTCGCGAGAAGGGAGAGTGGAGAGGTGGATTTTAGGAAaatagaggagagagagagagggaagaacagagaaaagagaggtgGGAGAAAATAA